The Cetobacterium sp. ZOR0034 DNA segment AAAGGAGTTATTTTACTTCATGACTATGAAAAAACAGGCGAAGCTCTAAAAATTGCGATTCCTATATTAAAGCGTAATGGGTATGAGTTTGTAACGATTGATGAACTATATAAAAGATAAATGAGAAAGATAAAAAATAAAAACATTTACTTTTTGATAGAAACGTAGTATAATAATACTAGATTAATAATATGAGTTTTAAAATTTTTAGAAGAGAAACCATTGGTAACTTGAGTTTGTTTAACCTCTGATTTAAAGATTAAGATTTGTAGAATTATAAAAAATAATTATGGAGGTATCAAATGAAAGGTACAGTTAAATGGTTCAACGAAGAAAAAGGATTCGGATTTATCACTGGTGAGGACGGGAAAGATGTATTCGCACACTTCTCTCAAATCAAGAAAGATGGATTCAAGAAGTTAGTAGAAGGAGAAGAAGTTACTTTTGACGTAGTTCAAGGTGACAGAGGACCTCAAGCTTCTAACATCGTAACTGTAAAGTAATGATATTTAAGGACCTTAGAACTTAGTTCTAAGGTCTTTTTGTTTTTTGTAAAAATATAAAACATTTACTTTTTATTTAATAAAAGGTATAATTTATAGGCTATACAAGCAAAATAAATCGAAGGAGAGAAAAAGATGGACAGTTATCCCAAACGCAATGTGAAAAATAACAATTTAATATTCGTTTGTAGAGGAAAGGTCTAGAATTTTTCTTCGTTTTTCCTCTGCAAAAAACAAGGAGGAAAGATGTTTGAAACAAAAGTAAAAGAACTTCTATTAAAAAAGGATTTAAAATCTTTAAAGGAGGTTCTAAATTGTGAAACTCCGATTAATATTGCTGAATTTATTGAGAATAACGATGAAAATGAAAAGGATATGATTATTCTTTTTAGATTGTTACACAAGGATATTGCAGCAGAGGTATTTGCAAATTTAGATACCGATGAGCAAATTAAAATTGTGAGTTCAATAAATGATGATAAGTTACAATCACTATTAGAAGAGTTATACTTCGATGATATGATTGACTTTTTAGAGGAGATGCCTTCAAATGTTGTAAAAAGAGTGCTTGAGAACTACAAGCATGAAAATCGTTCTTTGATTAATCAATTCCTATCTTATGAGGAGGATTCAGCAGGAAGTTTGATGACTATAGAATATCTATCTTTGAAAAGTAATTGTACTGTAAAAGATAGTATTAAACATATTAGAAAATACGCTGAAGAACTTGAAACGATAGATGTAGCTTATGTTATAGATAGCTATAAAAGATTAGAAGGACAGATAACCTTAAAAAAACTGTTATCATCTCATGATGATGAAATGATTGAAGATATTATGGATAAGAGTGTTTTATCTGTAAAAACATCGACAAATCAAGAAAATGCAGTTACTTTGTTTAAGAAATATGATTTGACAGTTTTACCAGTAATAGATAAAGAAAATATTTTAGTAGGAATTATAACAATCGATGATATGGTTGATGTAATAGAAGAGGAAAATACAGAGGATTTCCAAAAGATGGCTGCAATGGCGCCAAGTAAAGA contains these protein-coding regions:
- a CDS encoding cold-shock protein, with protein sequence MKGTVKWFNEEKGFGFITGEDGKDVFAHFSQIKKDGFKKLVEGEEVTFDVVQGDRGPQASNIVTVK
- the mgtE gene encoding magnesium transporter; translation: MFETKVKELLLKKDLKSLKEVLNCETPINIAEFIENNDENEKDMIILFRLLHKDIAAEVFANLDTDEQIKIVSSINDDKLQSLLEELYFDDMIDFLEEMPSNVVKRVLENYKHENRSLINQFLSYEEDSAGSLMTIEYLSLKSNCTVKDSIKHIRKYAEELETIDVAYVIDSYKRLEGQITLKKLLSSHDDEMIEDIMDKSVLSVKTSTNQENAVTLFKKYDLTVLPVIDKENILVGIITIDDMVDVIEEENTEDFQKMAAMAPSKEEYLETPIFDLAKNRLTWLLVLMVSATFTGSIISKYEEIIEQMVVLAAAIPMLMDTGGNAGSQSSTLIIRGMALGEIKINDYLKVVWKELRVSLIVGLGLGAVNFLRMNFILKQDLKMSLLVSVTLGVTVVIAKLVGGLLPIGAKKLNLDPAIMAGPLVTTIVDALALVIYFYLAMTLYSDVLR